A stretch of Crossiella cryophila DNA encodes these proteins:
- the nudC gene encoding NAD(+) diphosphatase produces MTQEFQLDRLPALSRSTVDRDDLLRDDAARLAELWRTAELLVVDNRGRVELREGGAGLRLRAAVEHSPEPGDTAVLLGTQDGRSYWAVPAEQELEHEDWQDLRMTGALLDDTDAGLLTTAVGLLTWHRHSGFCARCGASTKPERAGWARRCTGCGREEYPRTDPAVICLVHDGADQVILARQPIWPPERYSVLAGFVETGESLEACVVREVAEEVGVKVREVRYLGSQPWPFPRSLMVGFAALADPGATLTPAEGEIEEANWVHRDQVRAAIAAGGEIPGLRLPPETSIARRMLEGWAAMRG; encoded by the coding sequence GTGACCCAGGAATTCCAGCTCGACCGACTGCCCGCACTGTCCAGGTCCACGGTGGACCGCGACGATCTGCTGCGGGACGACGCGGCCCGCCTCGCCGAACTCTGGCGCACGGCGGAGCTGCTCGTTGTCGACAACCGGGGCCGGGTCGAGCTGCGCGAGGGCGGTGCGGGACTGCGGTTGCGCGCCGCCGTCGAGCACTCGCCCGAACCCGGTGACACCGCGGTGCTGCTCGGCACCCAGGACGGCCGCTCGTACTGGGCCGTGCCTGCCGAGCAGGAGCTGGAACACGAGGACTGGCAGGACCTCCGGATGACCGGCGCCCTGCTCGATGACACCGACGCGGGTCTGCTGACCACCGCGGTCGGCTTGCTGACCTGGCACCGGCACTCCGGTTTCTGCGCGCGTTGCGGCGCGTCCACCAAGCCCGAACGGGCCGGGTGGGCGCGCCGCTGCACCGGGTGCGGGCGCGAGGAGTACCCGCGCACCGACCCGGCGGTGATCTGCCTGGTGCACGACGGCGCGGACCAGGTCATCCTGGCCCGCCAGCCGATCTGGCCGCCGGAGCGCTACTCGGTGCTGGCCGGTTTCGTCGAAACCGGCGAGTCCCTCGAAGCCTGCGTGGTGCGCGAGGTCGCCGAGGAGGTCGGCGTCAAGGTCCGCGAGGTGCGCTACCTGGGCAGCCAGCCCTGGCCGTTCCCGCGTTCGCTGATGGTCGGCTTCGCCGCACTGGCCGACCCGGGCGCCACCCTGACCCCGGCCGAGGGCGAGATCGAGGAAGCCAACTGGGTGCACCGGGACCAGGTGCGGGCCGCGATCGCCGCCGGCGGCGAGATCCCGGGCCTGCGCCTGCCGCCGGAGACCTCCATCGCGCGCCGCATGCTCGAGGGTTGGGCGGCAATGCGAGGATGA
- a CDS encoding M16 family metallopeptidase has translation MTESTVERRFRTAEEIGRTEAGPRPLPPLGEQNVATEVSIVDTTLDNGLRVVAAQRATVPLVGMRLFVPFAGTDPQHPAIAELLAATVTTGTGRRDRLQIADELALVGSSISATVDPERLSFSGEGLASGLDVQLDVLGDLLTGASYPEDELLRERERLVNAIALARSEPGTIAREALQKHRYGDHPFVKEVPLHSDVAEVTAEQVRALHKNNLLPRGSILVLVGDVDPDKMIEVVADKLGGWQGEGSATPLPALPELAGGDLKLVHRPGAVQSQFRLSTQAVPRNHPKYAALQLANLVYCGYFSSRLVENIREDKGFTYSARSAFEYTPGNATLLLDADTASDVSAAALLEIRYELGRMVVSPPTQAEVDSARNYLIGMQLIAEASQAGLANTLLSLTAFGLDFAWLRAHQRRLAEVSVAEVAEAAREFFAPDAWTGVVVGDAEALAGTMGALGGVLLP, from the coding sequence GTGACCGAGTCCACTGTGGAACGTCGCTTCCGCACCGCAGAAGAAATCGGTCGCACTGAAGCGGGTCCGCGCCCGCTGCCGCCGCTCGGCGAGCAGAACGTGGCCACCGAGGTGTCCATTGTGGACACCACGCTGGACAACGGACTGCGGGTGGTGGCCGCCCAGCGCGCCACCGTGCCACTGGTCGGCATGCGGTTGTTCGTGCCCTTCGCCGGCACCGATCCCCAGCACCCGGCCATCGCCGAGCTGCTGGCCGCCACCGTGACCACCGGCACCGGCAGGCGCGACCGGCTGCAGATCGCCGACGAGCTGGCCCTGGTCGGCTCCTCGATCAGCGCCACGGTCGACCCGGAACGGCTCTCCTTCAGCGGCGAGGGCCTGGCCAGCGGCCTCGACGTGCAGCTGGACGTGCTCGGCGACCTGCTCACCGGCGCCAGCTACCCCGAGGACGAGCTGCTCCGCGAACGCGAGCGGCTGGTCAACGCGATCGCGCTGGCCCGCAGCGAACCGGGCACCATCGCCCGTGAGGCCCTGCAGAAGCACCGCTACGGCGACCACCCGTTCGTCAAGGAGGTGCCGCTGCACTCCGACGTCGCGGAGGTCACCGCCGAACAGGTCCGCGCGCTGCACAAGAACAACCTGCTGCCGCGCGGCTCGATCCTGGTGCTGGTCGGCGACGTCGACCCGGACAAGATGATCGAGGTCGTGGCGGACAAGCTCGGCGGCTGGCAGGGCGAGGGCAGCGCGACCCCGCTGCCCGCGCTGCCCGAGCTGGCCGGCGGCGACCTGAAGCTGGTGCACCGGCCCGGCGCCGTGCAGTCCCAGTTCCGGCTCTCCACCCAGGCCGTGCCGCGCAACCACCCCAAGTACGCCGCGCTGCAGCTGGCGAACCTGGTCTACTGCGGGTACTTCTCCTCCCGCCTGGTGGAGAACATCCGCGAGGACAAGGGCTTCACCTACTCGGCCCGCTCGGCCTTCGAGTACACCCCCGGCAACGCCACCCTGTTGCTGGACGCGGACACCGCCAGCGATGTCAGCGCGGCCGCGCTGCTGGAGATCCGCTACGAGCTGGGCCGGATGGTGGTCTCGCCGCCGACCCAGGCCGAGGTGGACTCCGCCCGCAACTACCTGATCGGCATGCAGCTCATCGCCGAGGCGTCCCAGGCGGGGCTGGCGAACACGCTGCTGTCGCTGACCGCCTTCGGGTTGGACTTCGCCTGGCTGCGCGCGCATCAGCGCAGGCTGGCGGAGGTCAGTGTGGCCGAGGTGGCCGAGGCGGCCCGCGAGTTCTTCGCGCCGGATGCCTGGACCGGGGTCGTGGTCGGCGACGCGGAGGCGCTGGCCGGAACAATGGGCGCCCTTGGCGGGGTTCTTCTTCCGTGA
- a CDS encoding M16 family metallopeptidase produces the protein MSDPQLHRVTLANGLRVLLAPDRTAPVVCVSVHYDVGFRSEPEGRTGFAHLFEHLMFQGSESLEKLAHFRHVQGSGGVFNGSTHPDYTDYFQVAPSAALERMLFLEADRMRAPKLTEENLRNQVDVVKEEIRLNVLNRPYGGFPWITLPPVLYSTFANAHNGYGDFSDLEQASLQDCATFFDTFYAPGNAVLTVAGDFTVNEAIDLVQKHFGDVPARPVPVRPSFAEPFPQGELRGEYTDAHATLPGVAVGYRLPDPAGDLDSYLNYVVLTALLTDGDSSRLQRRMTQDEELVVEVGARCGLLGSALDARDPDTLTVTAIHPSTVDVSRVIGALDEELHRLASDGPDTDELARVEARWAAALYSEHDRLMSRTLALGAAELLFGRAELISELPRRIAGVSEEDVVTAAKALRPDSRAVLVLNAGGDQ, from the coding sequence ATGTCAGATCCCCAGCTGCACCGGGTGACTCTCGCCAACGGACTGCGCGTCCTGCTCGCGCCCGATCGCACGGCTCCCGTGGTGTGTGTCAGCGTGCACTATGACGTGGGCTTCCGGTCGGAACCCGAGGGCCGCACCGGTTTCGCGCACCTGTTCGAGCACCTGATGTTCCAGGGCAGCGAGAGCCTGGAGAAACTCGCCCATTTCCGGCACGTCCAGGGCTCCGGCGGGGTGTTCAACGGTTCGACACATCCGGACTACACCGACTACTTCCAGGTGGCGCCCTCCGCGGCGCTGGAGCGGATGCTCTTCCTGGAAGCCGACCGGATGCGCGCGCCCAAGCTGACCGAGGAGAACCTGCGCAACCAGGTCGACGTGGTCAAGGAGGAGATCCGGCTCAACGTGCTGAACCGGCCCTACGGCGGGTTCCCGTGGATCACCCTGCCGCCGGTGCTGTACTCCACCTTCGCCAACGCGCACAACGGTTACGGTGACTTCTCCGACCTGGAGCAGGCCAGCCTGCAGGACTGCGCGACCTTCTTCGACACCTTCTACGCCCCTGGCAACGCGGTGCTCACCGTCGCCGGTGACTTCACCGTGAACGAGGCGATCGACCTGGTGCAGAAGCACTTCGGCGACGTGCCCGCCCGCCCGGTGCCGGTGCGGCCCTCCTTCGCCGAGCCGTTCCCGCAGGGCGAGCTGCGCGGGGAGTACACCGACGCGCACGCCACCCTGCCCGGGGTCGCGGTCGGCTACCGGCTGCCCGACCCGGCAGGCGATCTGGACTCCTACCTCAACTACGTGGTGCTCACCGCGCTGCTCACCGACGGGGACTCCTCCCGGTTGCAACGCCGGATGACCCAGGACGAGGAGCTGGTGGTCGAGGTCGGCGCCCGCTGCGGCCTGCTGGGCAGCGCGCTGGACGCGCGGGACCCCGACACGCTGACGGTGACCGCCATCCATCCGTCCACTGTGGACGTGTCAAGGGTGATCGGCGCGCTGGACGAGGAACTGCACCGGCTGGCCTCCGACGGTCCGGACACCGACGAGCTGGCTCGGGTGGAGGCCCGCTGGGCCGCCGCGCTGTACTCCGAGCACGACCGGCTGATGTCGCGCACGCTCGCCCTCGGCGCGGCCGAACTGCTCTTCGGGCGGGCCGAGCTGATCAGCGAACTGCCGCGGCGGATCGCCGGGGTCAGCGAGGAGGACGTGGTGACCGCGGCCAAGGCGCTGCGCCCCGACTCCCGCGCCGTGCTCGTGCTCAACGCCGGAGGAGACCAGTGA
- a CDS encoding DUF2207 domain-containing protein, producing the protein MLTNWGAVLSAAVLAPVAFLAVPPPPSGGVEPSGPQGLPGTIAADVSLRLERDGKLSVTEQVAVPEGQTVTRTVPLRIAAGDDVERVFTVSKAAVEGKGSVEQNAEELTLRLNAGQSKITYTVEGAVSESGDAQDVRWQVSGGWSADLDSVSVSFVSPKPPTSVTCLAGMPGSATLCTNAQVVAGEAASARNIGLKQGERVDLAVGLEPGTVPANARFDQGSTLARAFALTPLTLGGLGGLALLLLGGVALLWFARGRDAKALASDVGPVQVLVADEEQRVSFASPDGVLPGQVGTVVDEHVDVVDVSATVVDLAVRNYLWIEEIHGGSGVANWRIVRRNPPDDYLTDYERAVYDTLFTGDREQVLLSQLRGGGGLDLTGVRDALYTDVVERQWFTSRPDTERTRWWWIGLGLTGLGIVATLVMAFTTTYAVLGLAVIVAGVALTVGARSMPARTRRGSALLAQVRGLRGYLHTVQVDDIPPADREMVFSRSLPYAVVLGETDRWLRAFATLDSDADGTPGLYWYGESAQGEESTPDLRRFAAHFPLFLAAVDGVLAEAGHLRALR; encoded by the coding sequence GTGTTGACGAACTGGGGCGCCGTGCTCTCCGCAGCCGTGCTGGCACCTGTCGCGTTCCTCGCTGTGCCCCCGCCACCGTCGGGCGGAGTCGAGCCCAGCGGCCCCCAGGGGCTGCCCGGCACGATCGCCGCCGACGTCTCGCTCCGGCTGGAGCGCGACGGCAAGCTCAGTGTGACCGAGCAGGTCGCCGTGCCGGAAGGACAGACGGTCACCCGGACCGTGCCACTGCGCATCGCCGCAGGTGACGACGTGGAACGGGTCTTCACCGTGAGCAAGGCGGCGGTGGAGGGCAAGGGCAGCGTCGAGCAGAACGCCGAGGAGCTGACGCTCCGGCTCAACGCGGGCCAGAGCAAGATCACCTACACCGTCGAGGGCGCGGTCAGCGAGTCCGGCGACGCCCAGGACGTGCGCTGGCAGGTCTCCGGCGGCTGGAGCGCGGACCTGGACTCGGTCTCGGTCAGCTTCGTCTCGCCCAAGCCGCCCACCTCGGTCACCTGCCTGGCCGGCATGCCCGGCTCGGCCACCCTGTGCACCAACGCCCAGGTGGTCGCCGGTGAGGCCGCCTCGGCCCGCAACATCGGACTCAAGCAGGGCGAACGGGTCGACCTGGCGGTCGGCCTCGAGCCGGGCACCGTGCCGGCCAACGCCCGCTTCGACCAGGGCTCCACCCTGGCCAGGGCGTTCGCGCTCACCCCGCTCACCCTGGGCGGACTCGGCGGCCTGGCACTGCTGCTGCTCGGCGGCGTGGCCCTGCTCTGGTTCGCCCGCGGCCGCGACGCCAAGGCGCTGGCCAGCGATGTCGGCCCGGTGCAGGTGCTGGTCGCGGACGAGGAGCAGCGGGTCAGCTTCGCCTCCCCGGACGGCGTGCTGCCCGGCCAGGTCGGCACCGTGGTGGACGAGCACGTGGACGTGGTCGACGTCTCGGCCACCGTGGTCGACCTCGCGGTGCGCAACTACCTGTGGATCGAGGAGATCCACGGCGGCAGCGGCGTGGCCAACTGGCGGATCGTGCGCCGCAACCCGCCGGATGACTACCTCACCGACTACGAGCGCGCCGTCTACGACACCCTGTTCACCGGCGACCGCGAGCAGGTGCTGCTCTCCCAGCTGCGCGGTGGCGGCGGCCTTGACCTGACCGGCGTGCGCGACGCGCTCTACACCGACGTGGTCGAGCGGCAGTGGTTCACCAGCCGCCCGGACACCGAGCGCACCCGCTGGTGGTGGATCGGCCTCGGCCTGACCGGCCTCGGCATCGTGGCCACCCTGGTGATGGCCTTCACCACCACCTACGCCGTGCTCGGCCTCGCGGTGATCGTGGCCGGGGTCGCGCTGACCGTCGGCGCCCGCTCCATGCCCGCCCGCACCCGCCGGGGCAGCGCGCTGCTGGCCCAGGTCCGCGGCCTGCGCGGCTACCTGCACACGGTCCAGGTGGACGACATCCCGCCCGCCGACCGCGAGATGGTCTTCTCCCGCTCGCTGCCGTACGCGGTGGTGCTCGGCGAGACCGACCGCTGGCTGCGCGCCTTCGCCACCCTGGACTCCGACGCGGACGGCACGCCCGGCCTGTACTGGTACGGGGAATCGGCCCAGGGCGAGGAGTCCACGCCCGACCTCCGCCGGTTCGCGGCGCACTTCCCGCTGTTCCTGGCCGCGGTGGACGGGGTGCTCGCCGAGGCCGGGCACCTGCGCGCACTTCGGTAG
- a CDS encoding neutral zinc metallopeptidase → MTAPSGPGQPPEYGGSAGSGYPGYHDPYPSYADYSGYLDPEPPKPPRRRKNSPLTILLVLVVLVGSVVVYAKVTGDNAGEPDAAGQSSPSSPGTTAAPDSAQPSPAPLRPRPTRKLEDHPLMVDGGKLAFAQCDLPKIGRATDQLRTYYLAGIDCLERAWTPLLEAANLPTHKVELDTSADITETACGKADKDEQFVAMYCSRNSMIYMPTKRLLRVYGTNSPGGHLATLAHEYGHHIQALSGMLAAAGQKQEEAGEGTPVSAELSRRIEMQANCFAGMFLAATVGRGTVTKALADKAVNDFRQADDSPDSQSSHGTGKNQGAWAKRGYTSNNAKDCNTWAAKPADVK, encoded by the coding sequence ATGACGGCGCCTTCAGGGCCGGGTCAGCCGCCGGAATACGGCGGGTCCGCGGGCTCGGGCTACCCCGGGTACCACGACCCGTATCCGAGCTATGCCGACTACTCCGGCTACCTCGATCCGGAGCCGCCGAAGCCGCCGCGCCGCCGCAAGAACTCGCCGCTGACCATCCTGCTGGTACTGGTCGTGCTGGTCGGGTCGGTGGTGGTCTACGCCAAGGTCACCGGGGACAACGCCGGTGAGCCGGACGCCGCCGGGCAGTCCTCGCCGAGCAGCCCCGGCACCACCGCGGCGCCGGACTCCGCCCAGCCCTCGCCAGCCCCGCTGCGGCCGCGGCCCACCCGCAAGCTGGAGGACCACCCGCTGATGGTCGACGGCGGCAAGCTCGCCTTCGCCCAGTGCGATCTGCCCAAGATCGGCCGGGCCACCGACCAGCTGCGCACCTACTACCTGGCAGGCATCGACTGCCTGGAGCGGGCCTGGACGCCGCTGCTGGAGGCGGCCAACCTGCCGACGCACAAGGTGGAGCTGGACACCTCGGCCGACATCACCGAGACCGCCTGCGGCAAGGCGGACAAGGACGAGCAGTTCGTGGCCATGTACTGCTCGCGGAACTCGATGATCTACATGCCGACCAAGCGGCTGCTGCGGGTCTACGGCACCAACTCCCCCGGCGGGCACCTGGCCACGCTGGCGCACGAGTACGGCCACCACATCCAGGCGCTGAGCGGGATGCTGGCCGCGGCCGGGCAGAAGCAGGAGGAGGCCGGGGAGGGCACGCCGGTCTCGGCCGAGTTGTCCCGCCGCATCGAAATGCAGGCAAACTGCTTCGCGGGCATGTTCCTTGCCGCTACGGTCGGCCGCGGCACCGTGACCAAGGCGCTGGCCGACAAGGCGGTCAACGACTTCCGGCAGGCTGACGACTCGCCGGACAGCCAGTCCAGTCACGGCACCGGCAAGAACCAGGGAGCCTGGGCCAAGCGGGGTTACACGTCCAACAACGCGAAGGACTGCAACACCTGGGCGGCCAAGCCCGCAGACGTGAAATGA
- a CDS encoding neutral zinc metallopeptidase, translated as MTTPPPPGSWPPPGAGPQQGPRAGWPPPAPVGRPPRPAPIAPQGTRRMPPPGVVQPPPMPSGPYQRPPMPSGPQPMPPPMPPGPPGGMRPGMPPPMPSGGFAPPPRAVMPPPMAAPHSAPRPPGHGGPGGPPPPWMPPQQAWPIGYPPPRRKSAGPVVALVLVGSLVVGVGLIALVVGTGRKAPIAEPGYTYPSFTGVSRTTGYGTTTTTTTTGTTTGRSTTLRSTSATSSAPPQPRPVPKLVDNPLHLAGKPVSAANCNLPAFKSNPEALRAFYGAAIRCMHEAWAPAMRAANLPDDPPGLEVVVGKDNSPCSSGGYSSGAFYCGRNHTIYMNARVERNDGQNVQAGPSLGVLAHEYGHHVQSMSGILGAAWDQMYDAGQTSARGLELSRRKELQASCFAGMFLAAASGRASVNRNLANSAIADLGERGDWPNNKRPRDHGSPGNNKAWATHGAKYNNSRDCNTWNAKPDIVS; from the coding sequence ATGACCACGCCGCCTCCTCCCGGCTCGTGGCCGCCGCCGGGCGCCGGACCGCAGCAGGGTCCGCGCGCAGGCTGGCCGCCGCCCGCGCCGGTCGGCCGACCACCGCGGCCCGCGCCGATCGCCCCGCAGGGCACCCGCCGGATGCCACCGCCCGGTGTGGTGCAGCCGCCGCCGATGCCCTCGGGCCCGTACCAGCGGCCGCCGATGCCCAGCGGTCCGCAGCCGATGCCACCGCCGATGCCGCCGGGTCCGCCCGGCGGGATGCGGCCGGGGATGCCGCCGCCGATGCCCAGTGGCGGGTTCGCGCCGCCGCCGCGGGCGGTGATGCCGCCGCCGATGGCCGCGCCGCACAGCGCGCCGCGGCCGCCCGGCCACGGTGGTCCCGGTGGCCCGCCGCCGCCGTGGATGCCGCCGCAGCAGGCCTGGCCGATCGGGTACCCGCCGCCGCGCCGCAAGTCAGCCGGACCGGTGGTCGCACTGGTGCTGGTGGGTTCGCTGGTGGTGGGCGTGGGGCTGATCGCGCTGGTGGTCGGCACCGGGCGCAAGGCCCCGATCGCCGAACCCGGCTACACCTACCCGAGCTTCACCGGGGTGTCCCGCACCACCGGCTACGGCACGACCACCACCACGACCACGACCGGCACCACCACCGGTCGCAGCACCACGCTGCGCAGCACCAGCGCGACCAGTTCGGCGCCACCGCAACCGCGCCCGGTGCCCAAGCTGGTGGACAACCCGCTGCACCTGGCAGGCAAGCCGGTTTCGGCGGCCAACTGCAACCTGCCCGCGTTCAAGTCCAATCCGGAGGCGCTGCGTGCCTTCTACGGCGCGGCGATCCGTTGCATGCACGAGGCGTGGGCGCCCGCCATGCGCGCGGCCAACCTGCCGGATGACCCGCCGGGGCTGGAAGTGGTGGTGGGCAAGGACAACAGCCCGTGCAGCTCCGGTGGTTACTCCAGCGGCGCGTTCTACTGCGGGCGCAACCACACGATCTACATGAACGCGCGTGTCGAGCGCAACGACGGGCAGAACGTGCAGGCCGGTCCGAGCCTTGGCGTGCTGGCGCACGAGTACGGCCACCACGTGCAGTCGATGAGCGGCATCCTTGGCGCGGCCTGGGACCAGATGTACGACGCCGGTCAGACCTCGGCCCGCGGGCTGGAGTTGTCCCGCCGCAAGGAACTCCAGGCGAGCTGCTTCGCCGGCATGTTCCTGGCCGCCGCCTCCGGCCGCGCCTCGGTGAACCGGAACCTGGCCAACTCGGCGATCGCCGACCTCGGCGAGCGCGGTGACTGGCCGAACAACAAGCGGCCGCGCGACCACGGCTCCCCCGGCAACAACAAGGCCTGGGCCACCCACGGCGCGAAGTACAACAACAGCCGCGACTGCAACACCTGGAACGCCAAGCCGGACATCGTGAGCTAG
- a CDS encoding methyltransferase domain-containing protein, with protein sequence MASVPRDRFVPAGDEQSDSICRMPGHELTRLLNAAKAKPGHRVLVTGPGLGYTAALVCERYGSEHVTVTGADAKAVRRVRDRLARVGHRPSSRISPPYQRIIVAAPLRGLRIPVELLARCEPGGKILAVSGTGIAVLVTVTDAEHGTGRFPWPVYLQPAFNAADETPEPMHPERRTAVRATECDHGASAGFRLHVALTLGEIGYRTWGWSGGVSYSGFRWADGSWANVNTGGDGGWTVVEGGPRRLWSEVEAEYARWQGLGRPDIGRYRLVIAGGRQVVRLDAEHWWELPG encoded by the coding sequence GTGGCGAGTGTGCCCAGGGACCGGTTCGTGCCGGCGGGCGACGAGCAGTCCGACTCGATCTGCCGGATGCCCGGCCACGAGCTGACCCGGTTGCTCAACGCTGCCAAGGCAAAGCCCGGTCACCGCGTCCTGGTGACCGGGCCCGGCCTGGGTTACACCGCCGCGCTGGTGTGCGAGCGGTACGGGAGTGAGCACGTCACCGTCACGGGTGCGGATGCCAAGGCGGTGCGCCGGGTGCGGGATCGGCTGGCCAGGGTTGGTCACCGGCCGTCGAGTCGGATCAGCCCGCCCTACCAGCGGATCATCGTGGCGGCACCGTTGCGCGGGCTGCGGATTCCGGTGGAGTTGCTCGCGCGGTGCGAGCCGGGGGGCAAGATCCTCGCGGTGTCCGGCACCGGGATCGCGGTGCTCGTCACCGTCACCGACGCGGAGCACGGGACCGGGCGTTTCCCATGGCCGGTCTACCTGCAGCCCGCGTTCAACGCCGCGGACGAGACGCCGGAGCCGATGCACCCGGAGCGGCGCACCGCGGTGCGCGCGACCGAGTGCGACCACGGCGCGTCCGCCGGATTCCGGCTGCACGTCGCGCTCACCCTGGGCGAGATCGGGTATCGGACCTGGGGGTGGAGCGGGGGTGTGAGTTACAGCGGCTTCCGGTGGGCGGACGGGTCGTGGGCGAATGTGAACACCGGCGGGGACGGTGGGTGGACCGTGGTCGAGGGCGGGCCTCGGCGGTTGTGGAGCGAGGTCGAGGCGGAGTACGCGCGGTGGCAGGGGTTGGGTAGGCCGGATATCGGGCGGTATCGGCTGGTGATCGCCGGGGGGCGGCAGGTTGTTCGGCTGGACGCGGAGCACTGGTGGGAGCTGCCGGGCTGA
- a CDS encoding ESX secretion-associated protein EspG produces MTAGTRRAELRLDPRQFTQSWQRLGLGVPPAALAIPAGPERPGPPMPHEDDLAPALRLLATAQREVTVLVSRQPEIWAVAVASGDAGLLATRSAGLIRLRPAFGTALPRLIVSVAPTLRGGPGRSVSLPSGVFDEACGRAYTGAEDLASALRARRVRATDAEALGHMLTGITGGGQFGAAMRDRTGRRHVAAHTVSFLDTDRGRYLLEQRGTYDGASWTTVAPGNPARVTAQVQRMLADLARTLGWD; encoded by the coding sequence GTGACCGCGGGAACCCGCCGCGCCGAACTGAGACTCGACCCGCGCCAGTTCACCCAGAGCTGGCAGCGGCTGGGGCTGGGCGTGCCCCCGGCCGCACTGGCCATCCCGGCAGGCCCGGAACGGCCCGGACCGCCGATGCCGCACGAGGACGACCTGGCCCCGGCCCTGCGCCTGCTGGCCACCGCCCAGCGCGAGGTCACCGTGCTGGTCTCCCGCCAGCCCGAGATCTGGGCGGTCGCGGTGGCCTCCGGCGACGCCGGCCTGCTGGCCACCCGCAGCGCGGGCCTGATCCGGCTACGCCCCGCCTTCGGCACCGCGCTGCCCAGGCTGATCGTCTCGGTCGCCCCCACCCTGCGCGGCGGCCCCGGCCGCTCGGTCAGCCTGCCCAGCGGCGTCTTCGACGAGGCCTGCGGCCGCGCCTACACCGGAGCCGAGGACCTGGCCAGCGCCCTGCGCGCGCGCCGGGTCCGGGCCACCGACGCCGAGGCACTCGGCCACATGCTCACCGGCATCACCGGCGGCGGCCAGTTCGGCGCCGCCATGCGCGACCGCACGGGCCGCAGACACGTGGCCGCCCACACGGTCAGCTTCCTGGACACCGACCGCGGCCGCTACCTGCTGGAACAACGCGGCACCTACGACGGCGCCTCCTGGACAACGGTCGCCCCCGGCAACCCGGCCAGGGTGACCGCCCAGGTCCAGCGAATGCTGGCCGACCTGGCCCGCACGCTGGGGTGGGACTGA
- a CDS encoding PI-PLC domain-containing protein, with the protein MAAAVLAVVSGVVGTGLLAASPAAAAAQRPVYAIAHQVNTLSGVSAALDHGANAIEIDACAWWNPNEWRAWHDCSTAGNNRYGPSMDSMITRILEEAGRGRKLALVWLDLKDPNYCGEQPNRGCSVAGLRDMAQRLTRAGIPVLWGFLEYHPSDPDVGGRGWQSLQGRLSTLEGITTTGSLDKVRGIYAKHGSGLPNGRRVLDYGDTDIRNGFGNCTEASWNTCAELKKAAGDRDAGRFAATFSWTTTYHDNWYVDRLLGVAGVNGIIAGYGAQTGAKDYDNSWQCGNAVRQVRDWVAGHSGSHRMANAGDRLFY; encoded by the coding sequence GTGGCGGCAGCGGTCCTGGCCGTGGTGTCGGGTGTGGTGGGGACGGGTTTGCTGGCGGCATCGCCGGCGGCGGCCGCGGCGCAGCGGCCGGTGTACGCCATCGCGCACCAGGTGAACACCCTCAGCGGGGTGAGCGCGGCGCTGGACCACGGCGCGAACGCGATCGAGATCGACGCCTGCGCCTGGTGGAACCCGAACGAGTGGCGGGCCTGGCACGACTGCAGCACTGCCGGGAACAACCGGTACGGGCCCAGCATGGACAGCATGATCACCCGGATCCTGGAGGAGGCCGGCCGGGGTCGCAAGCTCGCGCTGGTGTGGCTGGACCTCAAGGATCCCAACTACTGCGGTGAGCAGCCCAACCGCGGCTGCAGCGTGGCCGGGTTGCGGGACATGGCGCAACGACTGACCAGGGCGGGCATCCCGGTGCTCTGGGGCTTCCTCGAATACCACCCCAGCGATCCGGACGTGGGCGGCCGCGGCTGGCAGAGCCTGCAGGGGCGGCTCAGCACGCTGGAGGGGATCACCACCACCGGCTCGCTGGACAAGGTCCGCGGCATCTACGCCAAGCACGGCTCCGGGCTGCCCAACGGCCGCCGGGTGCTGGACTACGGCGACACCGACATCCGCAACGGGTTCGGCAACTGCACCGAGGCGAGCTGGAACACCTGCGCCGAACTGAAGAAGGCGGCCGGTGACCGGGACGCCGGCCGGTTCGCGGCCACGTTCTCCTGGACCACGACCTACCACGACAACTGGTACGTCGACCGGCTGCTGGGCGTGGCGGGCGTGAACGGGATCATCGCCGGGTACGGCGCCCAGACCGGGGCCAAGGACTACGACAACTCCTGGCAGTGCGGCAACGCCGTCCGGCAGGTCCGCGACTGGGTGGCCGGGCACAGCGGCTCGCACCGGATGGCCAACGCGGGCGACCGGCTCTTCTACTAG